CAGCTTGCGCAATTTGTCGCTCAACTAGCGTCGGCACGCTTGAAGTAGGTAAATTTGCCGATATAGCTATACACTCAGTTCCTTCGGTTAAATTTTTAAGTTACAATTTTGCCGTCAATCAAGTCGAAATGGTAGTTAAGAAAGGTAAAGTTGTCTACACAAGGCAAAAAATTTAAAAATATAATCAACGCAAACATTTAAAAGCAAATATAACATACTTTAAATTGCATAAAGGTAATTTAGAATATAAATTTAACTATACATTATTAATAGGAGAACAACTATGTTATTACAAGACTTAAATATTAAAGACTTTATCGCCCAAACAGCAAGCAACTCTCCCGTTCCCGGCGGAGGTTCGGTTTCGGCGTTATGCGCAAGCTTAGGCGGAGCGCTTGCTCAAATGGTGACTGCGCTTACAATCGGCAAAAAGAAGTACGAGCAATCTTGGCAAGAGATGGAGAAGATAGGGCAAGAGATGCAACAAGCCGAGCAAGAATTTTTGCAAGATATTGACTTAGACAGTCAAGCGTTTGACAAGGTAATGTTTGCCCTTAAATTACCCAAAGTAACGCCCGAAGAACAAGCGTTTAGAGCTGGCGAAATCGAGCAAGCCACTAAGTACGCAACCGAAGTTCCTCTTTCGGTCGCAAGACGTATTGTAAAGCTTTTTCCTAGTTGCAAGTTTGTGGCTAGTCAAGGCAATCGCAACGCAATAAGCGATATAGCTGTCGCAACAATGTTACTGCGGACTTCGACC
The sequence above is a segment of the Clostridia bacterium genome. Coding sequences within it:
- a CDS encoding cyclodeaminase/cyclohydrolase family protein, with amino-acid sequence MLLQDLNIKDFIAQTASNSPVPGGGSVSALCASLGGALAQMVTALTIGKKKYEQSWQEMEKIGQEMQQAEQEFLQDIDLDSQAFDKVMFALKLPKVTPEEQAFRAGEIEQATKYATEVPLSVARRIVKLFPSCKFVASQGNRNAISDIAVATMLLRTSTLGALYNVKINLAGLPESQYKSEIEEEVKRLEQIAVTSEKEILQIVNL